In one window of Shewanella goraebulensis DNA:
- a CDS encoding HlyD family type I secretion periplasmic adaptor subunit — MDNRQLANRVWPEHEFAEAIEAPAERKMIRNVILIITGSILCMLIWSVFTDVEEISKSKGQVVPLGHRQVIQSRAGGTIASVVVEEGDVVKKGDILASFVSIDSLSAEEELTSKRANLIMRIERYDAFAEQREADFSEFAIEYPELLRLHTSALRRMNEERIAMEQLSESDIAKTQAELDGLKAEIPPLSDQIQTAEQTLKMMLSVTAEQAVSKLRILESQQKLDSYMRELKSMESKQQVLSKNLINLERQLKQKQASLFKEVGERRTDTQAELLGVVARLKSSDSLVSQNTVTAPVDGIIQSIPTSSTGSVIQPGGTVAVIVPMTKTGLMEIKLSPRDIGFVHVGQSARIKIDAFDYSRYGALDGVVKRISPSTDSDEKGGVFYKVQLSIDKPYFLDNPSQFELIPGMTGEADIVTGEKSVFQYLWKPVFTNINEAFGER, encoded by the coding sequence ATGGATAATCGTCAACTAGCTAACAGAGTGTGGCCTGAACATGAATTTGCAGAGGCCATTGAAGCACCAGCAGAACGAAAAATGATTCGCAATGTCATTTTAATCATCACTGGATCAATTTTATGTATGCTGATTTGGTCTGTTTTTACTGATGTAGAAGAAATATCAAAGTCTAAAGGACAAGTCGTGCCATTAGGTCATCGACAAGTGATCCAAAGCCGTGCAGGTGGCACCATTGCGTCAGTAGTGGTAGAAGAAGGTGATGTGGTTAAAAAAGGCGATATTTTAGCAAGCTTTGTGTCTATCGACAGCTTATCAGCTGAAGAAGAGTTAACCAGTAAACGTGCCAACCTTATCATGCGAATCGAGCGTTATGACGCCTTTGCTGAACAAAGAGAGGCTGACTTTAGCGAATTTGCCATCGAGTACCCTGAGCTACTCCGACTTCATACTTCCGCTTTAAGACGAATGAATGAAGAGCGTATAGCAATGGAACAATTATCAGAATCCGATATAGCCAAAACCCAAGCAGAACTTGATGGTCTCAAAGCAGAAATCCCGCCACTGAGCGATCAAATACAAACTGCTGAACAAACCCTGAAAATGATGCTGTCAGTCACAGCAGAACAAGCGGTCTCTAAGTTACGCATTTTAGAGTCTCAACAAAAACTTGATTCCTACATGCGTGAACTCAAATCAATGGAAAGTAAGCAGCAAGTGCTGTCTAAAAACCTCATCAATTTAGAGCGACAGCTTAAGCAAAAACAGGCATCGCTATTTAAAGAAGTCGGCGAGAGACGTACTGATACCCAGGCAGAATTGCTCGGAGTGGTCGCAAGGCTTAAATCTTCTGACTCTTTAGTCTCCCAAAATACTGTCACCGCCCCAGTTGATGGCATTATTCAATCCATTCCAACAAGTTCAACTGGCAGTGTCATTCAACCGGGAGGTACTGTGGCTGTTATTGTGCCTATGACAAAAACAGGTCTAATGGAAATTAAACTATCACCCCGAGACATAGGCTTTGTTCACGTTGGACAAAGTGCACGAATTAAAATTGATGCATTTGATTACAGCCGTTATGGCGCACTTGACGGTGTAGTAAAGCGTATTTCACCCAGTACTGACTCCGATGAAAAAGGCGGCGTATTCTACAAGGTGCAACTATCCATAGATAAGCCTTATTTCTTAGATAACCCCAGCCAGTTTGAACTCATACCAGGCATGACAGGTGAAGCTGATATTGTCACGGGTGAGAAGAGTGTTTTCCAATACCTATGGAAACCCGTATTTACCAATATTAACGAAGCATTTGGCGAAAGATAG